Part of the Bacillus andreraoultii genome is shown below.
GACCATTGTAGCGGTAACTATCAACTGTTATTAATATTTTAGGTTCTATCTGTTTAAATCTTCCCAGAGTACTTCTAATACCGAATTCTGGGGAACAGCTAGCCCAAACAGCACCGATACTTGCTGTAGCAAGAAATGAAATAATAGTTTCTGGTATATTCGGCATGTAGGCCACAACACGATCTCCAGCCGTTACCCCTGTTTCTCTCAAGTGAGCAGCTACAGAAGAAACCTTTTGAATTAACTCATCCCATTTCATTTCACTTAATGGTTTATTTTCGGACTTATAATAAATTGCCGTTTTTCCTTCCTTAGCATTTCTTAAAATATGTTCAGCGTAATTTAAGGTTGCTCCAGGAAACCACTCAGCATTCGGCATCTGCCATTCGTTTAAAACAGCTTCATAAGGCGTATAGGATTTAACCTGGAAATAATCCCAAATTGAAGTCCAAAATCCCTCGATGTTTGTCACTGACCATTCCCATAAATCACTATAAGTCTTTGGTTGATAAAGCCCCCTTTCATTTAACCAATTCATATAATTTGTAATCAAAGCTTCTTCTATCACTTCTTTCAATGGCAGCCAAAGTAATTCTCCCTCTTTTACCGTCATCATGCTCATCCCCTTTATTCTAATAAATCAACCGTAAATTAAGAATGCAGCGAATATCGCAAAAATAAGAGCAATTAATGGTGCAACACAACAGATCCAAAATACAGGTCGATACCCTTCTTTATGCGTTAACCCCGCTACTGTTAGTCCAGTTACAACGGCACCATTATGAGGTAGTGAATCTAACCCACCCGAACTGATTGCTGCGATACGATGAAGAACTTCAGGATTTACTAGATTTGCATAATGCTCCCCTAACGCTTCCATCGCAATACCTAAGCCCCCAGATGCAGATCCAGTGATTCCAACAATAATATTCGTTGCAATGGCTAATGAAATTAATGGATTTCCAGGTATATCTAATATAGCTGTTTTCATAATTTCAAAACCATTTGTCGCGGCAACGACACTTCCAAACCCAACAACCGCACTTGTATTTAATATCGGTGATGCGACATTCATCGCCCCAGTATTAAATGTTTTCATAGGCTCTTTTAGAAACTTAAAGAATAAAACACCCGCAATAATTACAGCTAAAGCTAATGAAACTTCAATACTAAATTTAATGACATTTAAAAAGAGTAATAGTGTTGCAGAAGGGATAATGCTTAATAAAAAATGCGGAATTCTATTATTCCCCTCACTTAGTTGAGTAACAATTCCTTTCGTTTCTTCATAACCTAGGTTTTTAGCTTGATATTTTTTATCTTCTCGATATAACCACCAGAGACCAAATGGGATAACGACGATTGTAGCTACGATTCCTACAATTGGCGCAGCTGTTGCAGTTGTTCCTAAATAATTTATTGGAATTAGATTTTGTATCTGTGGTGATCCAGGTAACATCGTCATTGTAAAAGTTCCGGATCCTAAAAAAGACGCTCCAACAAAGATTGGCCATGGTATATTCATTTCTTTAAAAATAGGCCTTGCAATGGGCATAACAGCAAATACAACGACAAACAAACTTACACCACCATACGTTAACGCCGCTGTTATTAACATAATTGCGATAATAACAGAAATCCGACTCTTACTTCCTGTAACTTTAAGAATACCCCTTGCAATACTTGTTGCAGCACCACTGTCTTCCATGATTTTTCCAAAAATAGCCCCAAAAAGGAAGATTAAAAAGTACTTTCCAACAAAACTAATAAATCCACCAATATAACTTTCTGTTAACATTTGATTTATTTGAATATTATTTGTAAATGCGACAATGGCTGATACAATCAATGAAATAATTAGAAGATTGAATCCTCTTAAAGCTAGTATAATTAATAATGTAAGGGCGACGACAACTCCGATAACGCTTACGATTTCCACAAAACTTCCTCCCTTACTTTTATAAGAACAATCTTAAATATTTCAAAACACGGGGCTTCTCATTAATAAGAAATTTTTCTTATAATGATAACAAGACCCATAACTTATCTCATAAATCCATTAGAAGTTGTTATATATTTAAAGTCCCACCATCAATAATGATTGTTTCTCCTGTAATAAAAGAAGATTCATCTGAGGCAAGAAACAGAACCGCATTGGCTACTTCGTTTGGTTTACCAATTCTTCTTAATGCGTTTGCTGTTGAGAGAATGGGCCATTTATCTGTTTTTTTCCAGTCTGTTACCATTTCAGTGTCAATAATGCCTGGGGCGATAGCATTGACGCGAATATTTTTTCGTCCATATTCTGTTGCGGCAGTTTTCGTTAATGCAATGACACTCGCTTTTGAAGCAGAATAAGCAGCGACTAATTTTTGACCTTTAATACCAGCAATACTTGCTGTATTAATAATAGACCCACCTTTTTGTATTTTCGGTAAAACATACTTCATCCCTAAAAAAACACCTGTCATATTAATATCAACGACTTTCTGCCATTCCTCTAACGAAACATTTGGTAATTTCTTCTCGAGACTACTGACCCCCGCGTTATTGAAAAGTATATGAATTTTTTCATAAGCTTTGATCGTCTCTTCAATCAGTGCTTCAACCTCTGTAGGATTCGTCATATCCGTCTTAATAAAGAGTCCATCTCCTCCTGTTTCTTTTATTAAATGAACCGTTTCTACACCCTTTTCTTCCTGGAGATCTGACACCACTACTTGGGCACCTTCTTTTGCAAAACGGAGGGCAGTTGCTCGCCCAATTCCACCCCCACCACCTGTGATGATAGCTACCTTATTTTCTAATCGCATGTAATCATCCTTTCTTATAAAAATCCAAACAAATTTAAAACTTTACAATTAATTTTCCATATGTTTTCCGGTCAGCTAATATCTCAAGCGCTTGAGGTACTTCCTCAAGATCGAATTCACGGTAAATAAGTGGCCGTATTGCGTCTTGTTCATAAAGATTCATTAGTTCTTTGTGTATTTCTACAACCTTCCCTGGATAAAGTCGAGCGAATAACCCCCAATGAACACCAACGATTGAGTAATTTTTTACTAATGCATGATTAACCGGTGCTTCAGAGATTCTTCCTCCTGCAAAGCCAATAACAAGAATCCGTCCATCAAATGCAATACATTTACGAGATTTATCAAACACATCTCCACCTACAGGATCATAGATGACGTCTGCCCCACGACCGTTTGTTTCACTTTTGACAATGGAAACAAAGTCGTCTTTTGTATAATCAATGGCGATATCTGCGCCTAAATCTTTACAAATCTTTACTTTATCCGGCCCACCTGCTGTAGCAATTACTTTCGCACCAATCGCTTTACCGAGCTGAATTGCTGCTGAGCCAACTCCACCTGCACCAGCGTGAACGAGGATGACTTCACCTCTTTTTAAATTGGCGCGATGGTACAGTGCATAATACGTAGTTTGATAGGTAATAAACATTCCTGCAGCTTCTCCTGGTGAAATTGCACTTGACACTTCATACACAGAATTTTCATGAACGACAACATACTCGGATAACCCCCCATTTGGTAATTGTGGTGTTGCAAGTACTCGCTTCCCGACTTGCAATTGGCAACCTTCTCCAACTTCTTGAATCACACCTGAAATTTCTGAACCCGGTGTGAAAGGTAGTGGTGGTTTTTCTTGATATTTACCTTGACAAAGAAGAATATCAAAAAAATTGAGTGAAGCCGCTTCAACTTTAATAAGTACATGACTAGGTTCTACTTTAGGTATGGCAACTTCTTGTAGCTCTAACACGTCATTTGGTTCACCAAGTTTTGTTACTTTCCAACTACGCATATAAATTCCTCCCAATTATCTATTAGTAACCCGTAGGCCAGTTTGCTAGATTTCTTTTGCTTTTAGCCCCATTTTTAGCACATGCATACTCTACTGTTTGTGCTAAAAATTTTCTCGTATCGCGCGGATCAATCACATCATCGATTAAAAACTTACCTGCAGCTTTATAAGGCGAACTGTCAAAACTCCAAGATTTCAATAACTCTTGTCTTTCTTCTTGCGGATTTTCCGATAGTTGTAATTTACGACCATATACAACATTAATTCCAACTTCTGGTCCAGTAAAATTCATTTCCGCTGTCGGCCACGCAACAACAAAATCAGCCCCCATCGTTGGTCCACACATATTTCCGAAAGCAGCACCAATGCTTTTTCGAATAATAATTGATATTTTCGGCACAGTCGATTGTGCTAAAGCTTGATTCCAAACCATAATTTTTGTAGGCATTTTTAGTTTTTCAGCATCACTAGAAACACGAAATCCTGGTGTGTCATGTAAAAATATCATCGGTATATTGTAAGAATCACATAAACAAATAAATTCCGTAGCCTTCTCACATTCTTTCGGTCCGGCTGCTCCGGCAAATTTCAATGGTTGGTTCGCTAAAATTCCGACTACTCTACCATTAATTCGAGCAAGGACAGTAATTAATGCTGTTCCATATAATTCTTTTATCTCGAATAATTCACCATCATCAACAATCAGTCGGATAACCTTTTTCATATCATAGGCCCGTTGCCTTCTTGTTGGGACTATATCGATTAATTCACTAATTTTTCGATACGGATTATCCTTTGTTTCCTTAAATGGAGGTTCCTCATTGCCATTATCTGGCATGTATGATAAAAATTGTTTCAGATGATGAATATTCATGTCCTCATTTTCAGCAAAACAATCTACTTGGCCTGTATGATTTGCATGGATTTCCCAACCACCTAATTCATTATTTGATATTTTTTCTCCCGTAGCGACTTCTAACATCCTTGGTCCAGCTACTGCCATCGATGTACCTTTTACTTGAGTTACGAAGTCGGAAGAAACTGCCGTCCATGTAGGTCCACCAAAACTATCTCCAAAAATACCCGTAATCATTGGTATTCTTCGATTATGCAACAATAACTCATCCGGAAATAACAGTTGACTTATTCCATCAGAGCCCATTCCATCAGGCATTCGTAGCCCTCCACCTTCCATTAAGTTGAGTAAAGGGAATCCTCTCTTACAAGCATAATCGTGAATTGCTTTTGACTTACGAAAATAAACCATTCCTTCTGTTCCCGCGAAAACAGTTTTGTCTGATGCCTGTAATACGACTTTTCTGCCGTTAATCTTGGCCAATCCGGTAATAATGCCATCAGTCGCACTTTTACTTTCACTACCTTCTTGATCTGAATGAGCAAGTAAACCAACTTCAAGAAACGATCCAGGGTCAATGAGCTTATCAATTCTTTCCCTTGCTGTATATAATCCTTGATCATGTAATCGGTTTTGTTTTTCCTCTCCACCGCCAAATAGGTGAGTCTCTTTTTTTGCCTGTAATTCTTGGATCAATTTTTCCATTCGTACATCCTCCAATACATTTCCTAATCTTTAGAGAGGCATTTACTTTTCTTTTAAAAGTCTCCTTAAAACTTTTCCTGAAGGGGTGGCTGGTAATTGATCAATAAACTGTACAAATCGCGGGTATTTATAGGCAGCCATATGGTTTTTTGCCCATTCAATGATTTCTACTTCTTTCATTTTCCCTTTATATTCGGGTTTCAAAACGATAAATGCTTTCACACTTTCTCCACGTATTTCATCAGGCACACCAATGACAGCTACTTGTAACACCGCTTCATGAAGACTTATTAAAGCCTCAACATCCTCTGGGAATACACTATAACCTGAAGATTTAATCATTTCTTTCACTCGTCCAAGAAAAAATAAATAGCCATCTTCGTCTAATTTTCCGATATCACCGGTATGTACCCAGCCATCACGTAAAGTTTCCGCGGTTGCTTCTGGACGGTTCAAATACCCTTTAAAAACTCCTGGATTTTTTATGATAATTTCACCTTGATTTCCAGCTAACAATTCTTCTCCTGTCTCGGGATTAACGATTTTTATTTCTGTATCATACGTAGCAATTCCGCAAGAACCATATTTAATCTTATTGATAGGCATAAATGTATCGCATGTATGGGTTTCACTTAAACCATACGAAGCTTCAAATAACAAACAACCGTCAGTTAATTTACTCCATGCGTTTGCTAGTTTCTCATCAACATTCATCCCAAAGCTTGTTGCAAAATTCAATTCAAGCGAGGTCAAATCCCGATTTTCAATTCCCGGATAGAATAGAATAGCTGCATTCATTAATGCGATTGTATATAGTTTGTTAATCTTATATTTTTCAATCGCTTGAATAGCTGCTTCGATATCAAATCTTGTAAGTAGTACACATGTTGTTATGGAATAAACGGGGATATTAACCCCCATAACCATACCTGCTATATGGCAAAGGGGTGCTGTAGCTAATGTACGGTCTCTTCTATCAATTTGGTATGTATTTACAGTGGCTGCTGTTTTAAATAAAGCATTGCCGTATGTTAACATCGCTGCTTTTGGTCGCCCAGTTGTTCCTGATGTAAATACCATTAATGAAACATCTTCCCAAATATTAATTTCAGCTGTTTTAGCTAACGGCTTAGAAAGATGAATCGCTTCCAACATATCGTATGTGCTTCGTATTTTCTGCTTTTTTAGATTAAGTTCGTTCGGGATTGGTAAAGTTACTTGTTCACTTAGAAAATCACGGTAATTCGTTGTTATGACAAATTCAAGGGTTTCTGTTTTGCCTACGATATTTTCTAATTCACCGAAAAGTTCCTGGCTAGCTATAATCGCTTTTATTTTTACTTCCTCTATTGAATACTGTAATTCGGCTGCTTTATACATTGGATTCAAGGGAACAACAATGGCACCAATCATTTGTATCGCATAATGGCCAATTAAATATTGGGGACAATTTTGCATATATATCGCTACACGGTCTCCTTTTGTAATACCTTTTGTTTCTAGAAAACTAGCAAACTTAAGAGATGAATTACATAATTGTTTCCACGTTATCTCATTTCCATAAAAAATATAGCTCACTTCATTAGGTATTTCACTCGCATTTATTATTAAATATTCATGCAATGGTTTCTCACCTAAACGGTATTTAATCTCATTTGGAATACATTCTGGCCAACTCTTTCTCAAAACCGAATCCCCCATAACAACACCTCCGAACAAATAAATGCTATAAAAGAGCCTTCTTCATCGTTAAAATAGTCTTTTGCTTTGAAGAAGGCTATAAATTTTATCTTTATCTGTCTTACGAAAAACTATTGGTGTTTAAATTTCGGCTTTCTCTTTTCAATAAAAGCAGCAACACCTTCTTTAATATCTTCTGTTTGGAATACTTCTTCAAAAAGTGTAGCCTCGTATTGGACACCTTCCATTAAATTTAGTTCAAGACCGCGATCAACGGCTAATTTTATTCTTGATAAAGCAGGTAACGACTTACTAGCAATCTTTCTCGCCAGTTCCATCGCTGCCACGTAAGATTTCCCTTGTTCCACGACCCGGTTAACAAGACCTAAGTTTCGTGCTTCCTCTGCAGAAATTGGGTCACCGGTAAACATCATTTCTTTTGCTTTTGCTTCACCAATTAACCTTGGTAGTCTTTGAGTTCCTGCTCCACCAGGAAATAGTCCTAAATTAATTTCAGGAAAACCAATTTGTACTTGTTTTTCAGCAATACGGATATCACACGTAAGGGCGAGTTCACACCCACCACCAAGAGTTAAGCCGTCTAAAACAGCAATGGTCGGTTTAGAAAGATCATCTATTCGGTTTAACAAATCATGCATATACATAACATTTTCCCGCATTGCTGGATTCCCCATCATGTTTGGAAACTCTTTAATGTCAGCACCAGCAATAAATGCCCGGTTACCTGCTGTTGTCAAAACAACACAAACAACTTCTTTATCCGTCTTGATTTTTTCAATAATTGTTTTTAAGTCTCTTTGTACTTGCTGATTCAATACATTTAAAGGTGGGTTATCAATTGTTATTACTGCAATTCCTTCCTCTTTCTTCCACGTAACAAGACTCATCGAGAAATCACCTCTTTCCGATAGTCATACCATCCCTTACCCGTTTTTCTACCAAGCTCCCCGGCTTTTACTTTTTCCTCGACACATTTTGCTGGTCTGTCTTTCGGGTCTTGTGTTTCTTTATACAGTTCCATATTGGCATAATATCCAACATCAATACCGGATAAATCCATTAATTCAAATGGACCCATTGGGTGGCCTAATGCTTTTTTAGCAATTAAATCAATATCTTTAAAGTCTGCATATCCATTTTCATATAAGTAAACGGCTTCATTTGAAAGGGCGAACAATAAACGATTCGCAATAAAGCCATAAATTTCTTTCTCAAGTAGTACACCGGTACGACCAATTTTTTTACAAAAATCCATCGCAATTTGAACGGACTCATCAGATGTTTCTTCACTTTTCACCACTTCTACACAATCCATAACAAGTGGAGGGAAGAAAAAGTGCATATTTAGTATTTTTTCGGGACGGTTTGTTACAGTTGCAATTTTGGAATTGACAATAGAAGAACTATTCGATGCTAAAATCGTGTGACTCGGTGCATATTGATCTAGTAACTTAAATACTTCTCTTTTCACATCGAGTTTTTCAACAACTGCTTCGATCACTAGATCAGCATCTTGTGCAGCCTCCTTGATTTCTGTCGTCGTTCGTAATTTTTGGAAGGCTAATCGTCTTTGTTCTTCAGACAGTTTTCCTTTATTTACCCAGTCATTCATTCGTTGTTCTAACATATCAATTGCTTTTTCTAAAGCTTTCTCATTAATATCTTGAAGAACAGTTTCAAAACCACCAAGAGCGCTTAGCATTGCTATTTGATGTCCCATAGATCCTGCACCAATGACTGCAACATTTTTTACATTTTCGATACTCATATTTCTATCCCTCTCCTCAACATTTTAACTATTCAGATACTTTTGTGGAATCTTCTTTTATTTTTCGGCGTAGAATTTTTCCAACGCTCGTTTTCGGTAATTCACTTCTAAATTCAACGATTCTAGGCACTTTAAATGCTGCTAGTTTCTCACGGCAATAACGAATAAGTTCGTCTTCTGTAACTTGTTCACCTTGTTTTAAAACAACAACCGCTTTAACTGTCTCACCACGATATTCATCCGGAACTCCGACAACTACTGCTTCTTGAATTGCAGGATGTTGGTAAATTACTTCTTCTACATCTCGTGGATAAACATTATACCCACTCGCAATAATCATGTCTTTTTTACGGTCAACAATATAGACAAAACCATCTTCATCCATAGAAGCAATATCCCCTGTATATAGCCAACCGTCTCTTAATGTATTCTCTGTTTCCTCTGGCATATTCCAGTAACCTTTCATAACTTGTGGACCTTTTATTATAAGTTCTCCTGTTTCACCTGGTTTGCACTCCGTTGTTCCTGTAGCAAGATCAACAATTTTATAATCGGTTGATGGAACACCTATTCCGACACTACCTGGCTTTCTTGGACCAAACGATGGATTACAGTGCGTTGTTGGTGAACTTTCCGATAGCCCATATCCTTCTAGAATTTGAGCTCCAGTTTTATTTTCAAATAAATTCAATAGCTCTACATGCATGGGTGCACTTCCGCTATTACAAATAGTAATACTATTTAGCCCGTATTCACCAACTTTTGGATGATTAATTAAGCCAATATACATCGTCGGTACTCCTGGGAACGATGTTGGCTGCGTAACTTTTATCGTTTGTAATACTTCTTCAATATCAAATCTTGGTAACATAATACTTAATGCACCAGTGTAGATTGCTAAATTCATACATGAGCTCATTCCATATACATGAAACAGAGGAATGACAGTTAAAAAGCGCTCCTGTCCTGGCTTGATGACGTCACGAAAATACTCAAAACATTGCATAACATTAGCAAGGAGATTTCGATGGGTAAGCATGGCACCTTTCGAACGACCCGTTGTTCCGCCTGTATATTGTAAAACCGCAACATCATCCTCAACATGAATAGAAACTGGATTTGGTGGTTTTTTGACAGACTTTAAGAACGTAGAAAACTCAGTAGAAAATTCATTTTCTTCATCTTTTCCTTCAAAATTAACAGTAATCACACGTTTTACTGATGTATTGGTAATCACTTGTTTCAGCACAGGGACGAGTGGTTCATAAATAACAATCGCCTTTGCTCCGGAATCTTTTAATATATACTCTAGTTCGTTAGGAGTGTACATGGGGTTTACTTGAGTCACAATTCCACCCATTTGTAAAATCCCATAGTAACTAATTACATATTGAGGACAGTTTGGTAGCATAATTGCTATTCGATCTCCTTTTTCTAGGCCATCTTGTTGTAAGCAAGAAGCAAATGCCCCCACTAGTTCACCTAATTTACGATAACTCATTTCTTGCCCGAAAAAATATAATGCTTTATTTTCTGGGAATTTCTTGATTGTATCCATCAACATTTCAGGTAATGACTTATTTGGGATTTCGATTTCTGTACGAATATGTTTTGGGTAATGCTTATACCAAATTTTTTCCATTATACCAACCTCCATAATAGATTAATAGATAACGCTTACATATCAGTCTGACATTTGATGTATTGTACCATATAATAGTTATTCATTTAGTACTCAATTCATGCTTTGAATAAAAAGACAAATCTTGGAATCATGTCATAGAAAGTTAAAACGTTATATTAATATTTTTTTAACTTAATTAAGAAGTTGGTGTTTCCTCCATTGATTCTTTTTGTAAAACTCTCCACAAGATTTTTCCACTACTCGTCGTTGGAAATTGTTCTCGAAATTCTACAATTCTCGGATACTTGTAATTCGCTAATTTTTGTTTTGACCATTCAATTATTTCTTTCTCAGTGATTCTCCCTCTATAACTCTCCTTTAAAATGACATAAGCTTTCACTGTTTCTCCACGTTTTAAATCTGGGGCACTAACAACACAAGCTTGTTGAACTGCCGGGTGTTCATAAAGAGTTGATTCCACTTCTGTTGGCCAAACTTTAAAACCAGCTGCATTTATCATTCGCTTTAATCGATCAACAATAAAAAAGTATCCTTCTTCATCCATTTTTACAATATCCCCTGTTTTAAAGAATCTTTTTCCATCAATCTCAATGAATGCTTCTTTATTTTCTTCTTCTCGTTGATAATATCCTTTAAATACTTGGGGTCCGTGAACAACAAGTTCACCTTCTTCATTTGGTTCAAGCTCTTTACCTGTCCCAATATCTATAACTCGAGCATCTGTATTAAATGAAGGAATACCAAGACATTGTAATTTTGGCCGATCTGGTGGGTTGAAATGCGTATGAGAAATTGTTTCTGTTAATCCAAACCCTTCAACATAGCGTAATCCAGTTCGCTTAAATAGGTTCTCACCGACAGCTTGAGGTAGAGTAGCTCCACCTCCACCGATGACTTGTAAAGATTCGAGAGCGTATTTTTCTAAATTTGGATTAGATAAAAAGTCAATTAGCATCGTACTTATATTAACCCAATGAGTACATTGAAACTCTCCAATAGCTTTAGCTGCATATTCTCGGTCCCATCTAGTTAATAAAACGAGGGTGCTTCCAGCATAGATTGGTGTAAGCATACTATGAATAAGGCCTGTAACATGGAATAGAGGTAGAGTTGTTAATGTTACAGCATCAGCAGTTACGTTCATCCAATGATAAGCACTAACCGTATTTGCTTGTATTGTTTTATTTGTATGGACACACCCTTTCGGCAACCCTGTCGTACCTGACGTATAAGGAATTGCAGCAATGTCATCACTTTCACCAACATATGTAGATGGGACAACATTTGCTGACATTGCTTCATGCCAAGAAGTATCTTCAATCGATGGAATTCTAGGTGCCCCAACTTCATCGGGGATTTGACCGATTGCTTCTTTTATATTGATATAGTCTGAATAAGTTGCAATAATAATATTTTTTAATGCGGTTTTCCCTTTTAATGGTGCTACTTTTTCATATAACTCTTGACTAACGAAAGCATGTTTAATTTCACAATCTTTAAGATAAAATTCTAAGTCTTTCGTTGTACTCATCGGATTAATAGGTACAATAACAGCACGTACCCGTAAGATTGCAAAGAAACTAATGATAAATTGAGGAGAGTTTTGCATAAATAATAAAATTTTATCATTTGCGTCTACACT
Proteins encoded:
- a CDS encoding long-chain-fatty-acid--CoA ligase, with protein sequence MNSLHYKYWPARLSKTLTIPEITLVDNLIITAKKYPNKIAIHYYGKEYTYRQLLQEVENLAGYLQKKLSVDANDKILLFMQNSPQFIISFFAILRVRAVIVPINPMSTTKDLEFYLKDCEIKHAFVSQELYEKVAPLKGKTALKNIIIATYSDYINIKEAIGQIPDEVGAPRIPSIEDTSWHEAMSANVVPSTYVGESDDIAAIPYTSGTTGLPKGCVHTNKTIQANTVSAYHWMNVTADAVTLTTLPLFHVTGLIHSMLTPIYAGSTLVLLTRWDREYAAKAIGEFQCTHWVNISTMLIDFLSNPNLEKYALESLQVIGGGGATLPQAVGENLFKRTGLRYVEGFGLTETISHTHFNPPDRPKLQCLGIPSFNTDARVIDIGTGKELEPNEEGELVVHGPQVFKGYYQREEENKEAFIEIDGKRFFKTGDIVKMDEEGYFFIVDRLKRMINAAGFKVWPTEVESTLYEHPAVQQACVVSAPDLKRGETVKAYVILKESYRGRITEKEIIEWSKQKLANYKYPRIVEFREQFPTTSSGKILWRVLQKESMEETPTS